The genome window CTCAACAAGTGAAACTCTTAAAAACTTAATTATTATGGCTTCGTTCACGGATCAATTAGCCAAGTTCTTTGGAATGAACGAGACGGATACGTCTCTGCGGGAATTATTTATCAGCGAATTGAAAGGCATTTATTATGCCGAGAAGCAATTCGCCGATGCACAACCGCAAATGGCTGAGGCAGCAACAACGGATGTTGTTCGCGATGCCTTCCAGCAACACCGGGCCGAAACAGAAAATCAAATTCGCCGGCTGGAGCAGATTTTCCAATCCATTGGCGTTGAAGTAGATGAGAAGACGTGCGATGCAGCCGATGGCCTGGTTGATGATGGCCAGCAGGTTATTGCCGACACAGATTCTGGCTCACTGACGCGTGATGCAGGCTTAATTATTGCCGGTCAGAAAGTAGAGCACCACGAGATCGCCTCGTATGGTTCGTTACACTCACTGGCCCGTTTGCTAGGTTACCATGATGCTGCCCGCCTGCTTGACGAAACCTTGCAGGAAGAAAAAAATACTGACAAAAAGCTTACTGAAATCGCTGAATCATTCATCAACGAACGCGCTAAGCTAGAGTCGGGTGACGACAACATGCATTCGGAAGTACGCGACCGAGTAAATGAAGGCGATTATGGCAACACAAGCAGCCGCACCGGTGTCGTTGGCACTGGTACTGAATCTACAGAATATGCAGGTACCATTAATAGCGCCGATTTTGGTCGGTCAGCAAATGTAGGTACCAGCCGTGCAACGGATGCTGATACGGATTACGGTACAAACTCAACGAGCAACACGGGGTATGGAACCGGACAAACTTCATCAGGCAGTTACGCTGATCAAGATTCGTATTCCAACAATCCGAACACGGGTTCATCAAATAGCCGGATCGGCCGCGTAAGTGGCGCTGACGATGTAGATTCTGATGACCTTAACCCTCGTAAGGACACCAATAGTCCTGGTCATACGAGCTGGTAAGCGGTCACAAATGATTTGACCCGGCGGGGCACCTCTGATTGCAGGGGTGCCCCGGCTGTTTTATAAGCAATTCCTTCTACTATTTGATGAGTTGTAAACCAATTTGACAGGATAGGCAGCGCTTATGCTGGCAATAATTGTTGTAGAGCTCAATGGCTGCCTGCGAGTCAAACGCATTGCTAAGGGGAATGCACAATGACTTCCATACTTTGGTAATTCGGTTATATTCAGCCGGTAAATTTTCGAGAAGCTCGACAGCCCGTTCCAGATAAGCTTCATTACCAGTATGGTGCGCGTAAGCCGCCAGTAAGGGCGCAACCACATTAATCAATAAACTTTCGGCAGCCGTATCTCCCAGGGTGGCCAGCACCGATTCCGACGCTTTTCCAAAACGATAATGCGTCTGCCAGTAAACTGACGGATTGATCTGGAACAGGCGTTTTAAATGTGTTTTGTCCGAAAATTCAATCAATTGCGCAAACAAACTACCGGGCGCGGCAACTAACTGTGCAAACTGAGCAATGCGTAGACTCGGAAAACCAGCGGGCCGAAGCTTTGCCCATTTCCAGACATAAGCAGGTAACTGGCTGTCTTCCAATCTATATTTTACCTTTAGGAACCGATACTCTCGCTGTAACTCCTTAACATAGCCCTCTGTCTCGGCTTCGTTCGTTTCATCTGGCAAAAGCCCGCCTACGCCAAATAAAAGCGCTTCAATCTGCAAGAGGTTATTCCGATGTTTATGCAGTACTTTTAACGAAAGCCCTCGTGTCAGCTGAGCAAATGGCTCTGAGTTAATCCCGAATCCAAAAGCAGTTGCGAGTAACCGATACGTTGTTTCTTCCCAGTCCTGACCAGCGGCTTCGTAAGTTTCCTTCACCAGCTTTGCCTTTCGTTCCATCCGTTCCAGTAGCATTTTATCCAGCATGGCCGTTCGGTGCAAGGCTTCTGCTTCGGCAATTCGACCAGCGCAGGGAATAACGCCCGATTCTTTCAACAACGCTTGGTAGCGGTTTAGCCAGTTGCGATCTGCCCGATCCTGCAAGGAAAGCGTTGGAATAGCAGAGCCATTGGTGCGCAACTGTGGTGCTGGGAGATCATTTTCCCAGACCACATGCAAAATAACGTTGTCGTAAGCTCGATTATACTGATGCCGATGCACCCGCCAGTCAGAAGCTTTAATGTGGATTTCCACCGTACCGCTCCATTCGACTGTGCCAATTCGCAAGCGAGCCTGGGTAAAGTCCGGTCCGGCATCTTCATTTCGGTAACCAACCTGATAGATTTCAATGGGTTCAGCTTGATCGGTCTGCAAACCATCGTGCCGGAAATACTGAAATTGCCAAAGAAAATACAGAAAATCTTCAGACATGGGCGCGTTCAGGATGAAGGGTTGATTATCTCAGTTGGAAGTCAAAGCGCCCTAAAAGTCACGCTTCTCGTTCAACTATTCTTGTTCCCCCTTCCTGCTGAACGTTCTCTGTTAAAGGTAATTGGCCATCTCTTGTTGCAGCGCCTTCGCTTCGGCAGCCGCCCGCTGGGCAAAATCAACACCGCTCGAAGCATATAAAATACTGCGGGATGCATTGACCAGCAGTCCACAATGATCATTCATTCCGTATTTGGAAACCTCCTCCAAACTGCCACCCTGTGCTCCTACCCCCGGTACCAGCAGAAAATGATCGGGTGCGAGCGTACGAATGTGCGCCAACTGATCGGCTTGGGTAGCTCCAACAACATACATCAATTGATCAGGACTTGCCCAGGTCTGCGACGTTTTGATTACAGATTCATACAAAGCGCCTCCGCTGCCTTCCAAACGCTGAAAATCGGCGCTTCCTGCGTTGGAAGTCAAAGCCAGCAGAATAACCCACTTCCCTTCGTAATCCAAAAACGGCTCCACAGAATCGCGGCCCATGTAAGGCGCAACGGTTACCGAATCAAAATCCAGACCCGACGAGGAAGGGTCGAAAAACGTCCGGGCATACAACCCAGAGGTATTCCCGATATCACCCCGCTTGGCATCAGCAATGGTAAAACAATCTTTCGGGATGTATTCCAACGTTCGCTGCAAACTTTCCCAGCCGCGCGGCCCCAGGGCTTCGTAAAAGGCAATGTTTGGTTTATAAGCGACCGCAAACTCTGCCGTTGCCTCAATAATTTGCCGATTAAAGGCCGCAATTGGATCCGATTCGTTCTGCAAATGGGCCGGAATACGGCGTAAATCTGTATCTAAACCAACACAGAGATAAGACTTTTTTTGCAAAATATTCTGATAGAGCTGGTTACGCGTCATGAACAGGGACTTAAGTTAAAAAGCGGTTAAAAATACGTGAACTGGCAAGAGTTTCCTAAATTTGGCCTTCACAACCTGAATAGCCGCATCCTACATATAAACACTTTCCATGCAAGTTAGAAAAACATCCATTGAAGGACTCGTCGAACTCTTTCCGCGTATCTTTGAAGATGAGCGCGGTGCTTTTTTTGAGTCTTACAACCAACAAGTATTTGAACAACTGGGTCTGCCAACCAACTTTGTGCAGGATAACCAATCGTTTTCCACAAAAGGCGTTTTACGGGGGCTTCACTTTCAGAATGAGCCTTTTGCGCAAGGGAAACTCGTCCGGGTTATTTCTGGAAAAGTAATGGATATTGCCGTCGATATTCGCGAAGACTCGCCTACGTTCGGAAAATACGAAACGTTCATTCTGGATCCGAAGCAGAACAACATGGTTTACATTCCGACCGGTTTTGCCCATGGGTTTGTGGCGCTTGAAGACAGCATTTTCAGCTACAAATGTACCAACGTATACAATAAAGGGGCTGAGTCTGGCATTATCTGGAACGATCCAGACCTGAATATTGACTGGAATATCGACAATCCAATCGTGTCGGCCAAAGACCAGGAGCTAGCTTCTCTCCGTCAGCTATTTCCGCATATTTTAGTCTGACAAAAGAAAAATAATTACTCTAAAAAGCGCCTTGATTAACTCTCAGGCGCTTTTTCCGTTTTTCTCATACAAGTTTCAGTCCGAAATTTATTTAGTGTTCTTTTGGCACGGTTCCTGCCTTTGGGTAAATTAAGAAAGTGAGATGCCCTCCTTTCGAACTAGCATTTTAATTGAGTTCACTTAGTTCTCTCAAGTAGCTAACCCATAGAGCAATGGCTTTCCCATTTTTACCCCTTGGCCGAAAACCGAGCAATTCGTCCTTTCAGCCGCCTACCCTACAGGTAGATGTCCACGCGCACCTGCTCCCCGGTCGCCACGACGGAACCGATTCGGTCGATCACAGCCTGATGTTGCTAAATGAACTCGCGGCGTATGGCTTTCGCAAGGTGATTGCGACGTTGCACATCATGGATAATTACTACGATAATACAGCTGCCAGCATTCTGGCAACTGCCGCTGAACTTACCGAACGCCTGGAAGAAGAGTATGGCCAAATAGAGATCAAACCAGCCGCTGAATACTACATAGATCGTGGTTTGATGCGCTTACTTTACAAACAGGAGCCCCTGCTGACTTTCAGCGATGCCCAACAAAAGCACCGGTACCTGCTTTTCGATACGAGTCTGGTTACTGCACCCCAAGAGTTGGAAGATGCCATTCGGGCTTTCAGAAAACAGGGAATTACGCCGGTGATGACGCATCCTGAACAATACATTTATTTACAGAAAATGCCCTCTTATCTGTTCACCCTGCAGGAAATGGGTGTGCTGTTTCAAGTCAATATTTTATCGTTGGTGGGTCAGCCGTCGCGGGAGGCAAAGCAGTTGGCCGAATGGATGATCGACCAGAAGCTGGTTTCTTTTCTAGGCAGTAACTTACAGAAAGACCATCAATTGCCGCTTCTGCATTACGCCATGACGCTGCCCTATTATCAGAAAGTTCTTCAGGCAGGTATTCTAAACAACACGATCTAGCGAGCAAGGATTGGCTTTCCCTGCTTGCTATTTCTCGTACATTTCCTCCATCACTTTTTTCCCTACTTTCCGGGCAGAGAGCGGATTTTGCCCTGTTACTAGCCGCTCATCAACTTCAATATAGGGCAGGAACGGAATGAATCCTTTACTATAGAGTGCATTTTTCTGCCGCAGTGCATCTTCCAGCAAAAAAGGAACTTCTTCGTCCAGCCGAACCAGTTTTTCCTCCATGTTGGAAAAGCCGGTAATTTGCCGACCGGCAACTAGCCACGTTTTGTCGGACAGCTGGACGTTAAGTAATCCACTTACGCCATGACATACGGCTGCCACCATACCGCCATTTTCGTAAACGCGTCGTGTTAGTTCCTGCAAGTGGTTGTTTTCCGGAAAATCCCACATCGTTCCATGCCCTCCCGTGAAGTAAATCAACTTATAATCAGCCGCATTTACCTCTTCTGGTGAGAGCGATTTTTCCAATTTCTCCCGAAACATCGGGTTGTTATACCACTTATCGTTTGTATTGTCCTTTAGATCGAGGCTACGCTGATCTATCGGGATAGCACCACCGCGCGGACTCACCACATCGAATGGAATATCCCGATCCGATAATTCATCGTAAAAGTGCGTAGCCTCACTCAACCAAAGGCCCGTCTTCTGCGGTTTTGTTTTATAGTCTGTATGATTTGTGCAGACAAATAAAGCGCGGATGTAAGGGTTCATAAGGATAATTTTTATTCACCAGCAGCACGAGTAGCCACTTCATTTTGACCAATATACACCGTTTTTGTGACGCAAAAATCCTTTATTCCGGCTTCGGCCAATTCCCGCCCATAGCCTGATTTTTTAACGCCGCCGATGGGCAAACGCGAGTCGGAGCGAGGAACTGCATTGATAAATACACTCCCCACAGCCAATTTCCGGCTTAATCGCTCCGCTTTCGCACTGTCCTGCGTCCAAATGGAAGCACTAAGGCCGTAGCGGGATTGATTGGCCAGCCGAATCGCTTCGTTTTCATCGGCCACTTCTGTAATGATCGCCAGCGGGCCAAACGTTTCTTCCCGAAAGACCACCGAATCCGGCGATACATGATCCAGCAAAGTAGGCTGAAAATTACACGCCTCCCGCTGTCCACCGACCAGCAAGGTGGCCCCTTCTGCCAGGGCTTCTTTCAGTTGCTTTTCCAGATTATCCGCTAAATCCGGGCGTGCCAATGGGCCTAACTTTGACTCCGGATTCATCGGGTCGCCCTGCTTTAACTCTTCGATGAGCTTTTTGACTTTCTGTGTAAAAGCTTCCTTGACTGATTTTTCTACCAAAAAGCGCTTTGCTGCCAGACACACCTGTCCGGCATTAGCCATCCGCGACTGCACAGCCGCCGCCGCTGCCTTGTCAAGATCGGCGTCGGCTAACACAATGAGGGCATCACTGCCTCCCAGTTCCAGAATTGATTTTTTGATGTTTTTCCCGGCCAGACTAGCCACCGCCGACCCCGCCCGCTCACTGCCCGTCAGGGTTACCATGCCCACGCGGTCGTCGGCCAACAGGCGCTCAACGGCATCCGTATCCGTCAGAATGGTTTGGAAAATTCCTTCCGGGAACCCAGCCGCCCGGTAGGCTTTTTCGATGGCCAGCGCACAGCCAAACACATTTGGCGCATGTTTCAGCAAGGTTACATTTCCAGCCATCAGGGCCGGAACCGAGTACCGAAATACCTGCCAAAACGGGAAATTCCAGGGCATGATAGCCAGCACGATGCCAACTGGTTCGTAAACAACCAGACTTTTTTGAGCATCCGTTGGAATGAGGTCAGGCTGTAACAATCCTTCCGCTTCGTCGGCATAATACGCACATTGGGCGGCGCATTTTTCCACCTCAGCTACCGCTTCCACCCGAACTTTTCCCATTTCGGTAGTAATCAGGGTGGCTAGCTTGTCTTGATGGGCACGCAGATAATTGGCCAGATTTTTGAAATATTGTCCTCGCTCCGCAAACGAAACCTCTGCCCAATGAACCAGCGCATCACTCGCCTGCTCTACTTTGGTGTCAATTTGCTGGGGGGTTTCTTCTGCATACTCCTCGACTGGCTCGAGCGTATACGGATTTATGGTTTTGACTATTTTTGCCATCTGAGTCTGCCTTATCGGTGAAATCTTCTCAAGCACAAAGACGCATAATTCTTTCGGGAAGACAAATTCGATTTACTTTTTGTCCTAAATCGGTGCACTTCTGCCCTAGCCTTTGCTTGATTAGCTTGTTCTCCTATAACAAAAACTCCGCGTCTTTGTGTACGGCGTGGCAAGCGCAATCGTACACAAAGACGCGGAGGATAGACCTGGTGTGGATAAGAAATGAATTACCTGGCTGCTTTTTCGGCCACTACTTCACCCGTAATGGCCAGCGTTGTCAGACCACCTTCGGCATTGGATTCGACGGTAACTGTTTTGCTAAACGTCCCTACGGCCGCCGCGTTGAAGGTCGCTTTGATTTTTCCTTCTTTGCCCGGTAAAATGGCACTTTTCGGAAACTCAACGCCTGTGCAACCGCAGGAACCCCGGGCGTTTGTAATCACCAATGGTGCCTGCCCTTTGTTGGTAAAGGCAAACTCTGCAACAACCGGCTTTCCCTGCTTAAT of Tellurirhabdus bombi contains these proteins:
- a CDS encoding YciE/YciF ferroxidase family protein; translated protein: MASFTDQLAKFFGMNETDTSLRELFISELKGIYYAEKQFADAQPQMAEAATTDVVRDAFQQHRAETENQIRRLEQIFQSIGVEVDEKTCDAADGLVDDGQQVIADTDSGSLTRDAGLIIAGQKVEHHEIASYGSLHSLARLLGYHDAARLLDETLQEEKNTDKKLTEIAESFINERAKLESGDDNMHSEVRDRVNEGDYGNTSSRTGVVGTGTESTEYAGTINSADFGRSANVGTSRATDADTDYGTNSTSNTGYGTGQTSSGSYADQDSYSNNPNTGSSNSRIGRVSGADDVDSDDLNPRKDTNSPGHTSW
- a CDS encoding DUF2851 family protein, whose amino-acid sequence is MSEDFLYFLWQFQYFRHDGLQTDQAEPIEIYQVGYRNEDAGPDFTQARLRIGTVEWSGTVEIHIKASDWRVHRHQYNRAYDNVILHVVWENDLPAPQLRTNGSAIPTLSLQDRADRNWLNRYQALLKESGVIPCAGRIAEAEALHRTAMLDKMLLERMERKAKLVKETYEAAGQDWEETTYRLLATAFGFGINSEPFAQLTRGLSLKVLHKHRNNLLQIEALLFGVGGLLPDETNEAETEGYVKELQREYRFLKVKYRLEDSQLPAYVWKWAKLRPAGFPSLRIAQFAQLVAAPGSLFAQLIEFSDKTHLKRLFQINPSVYWQTHYRFGKASESVLATLGDTAAESLLINVVAPLLAAYAHHTGNEAYLERAVELLENLPAEYNRITKVWKSLCIPLSNAFDSQAAIELYNNYCQHKRCLSCQIGLQLIK
- the pyrF gene encoding orotidine-5'-phosphate decarboxylase, translated to MTRNQLYQNILQKKSYLCVGLDTDLRRIPAHLQNESDPIAAFNRQIIEATAEFAVAYKPNIAFYEALGPRGWESLQRTLEYIPKDCFTIADAKRGDIGNTSGLYARTFFDPSSSGLDFDSVTVAPYMGRDSVEPFLDYEGKWVILLALTSNAGSADFQRLEGSGGALYESVIKTSQTWASPDQLMYVVGATQADQLAHIRTLAPDHFLLVPGVGAQGGSLEEVSKYGMNDHCGLLVNASRSILYASSGVDFAQRAAAEAKALQQEMANYL
- the rfbC gene encoding dTDP-4-dehydrorhamnose 3,5-epimerase; its protein translation is MQVRKTSIEGLVELFPRIFEDERGAFFESYNQQVFEQLGLPTNFVQDNQSFSTKGVLRGLHFQNEPFAQGKLVRVISGKVMDIAVDIREDSPTFGKYETFILDPKQNNMVYIPTGFAHGFVALEDSIFSYKCTNVYNKGAESGIIWNDPDLNIDWNIDNPIVSAKDQELASLRQLFPHILV
- a CDS encoding tyrosine-protein phosphatase; this encodes MAFPFLPLGRKPSNSSFQPPTLQVDVHAHLLPGRHDGTDSVDHSLMLLNELAAYGFRKVIATLHIMDNYYDNTAASILATAAELTERLEEEYGQIEIKPAAEYYIDRGLMRLLYKQEPLLTFSDAQQKHRYLLFDTSLVTAPQELEDAIRAFRKQGITPVMTHPEQYIYLQKMPSYLFTLQEMGVLFQVNILSLVGQPSREAKQLAEWMIDQKLVSFLGSNLQKDHQLPLLHYAMTLPYYQKVLQAGILNNTI
- a CDS encoding type 1 glutamine amidotransferase domain-containing protein; translation: MNPYIRALFVCTNHTDYKTKPQKTGLWLSEATHFYDELSDRDIPFDVVSPRGGAIPIDQRSLDLKDNTNDKWYNNPMFREKLEKSLSPEEVNAADYKLIYFTGGHGTMWDFPENNHLQELTRRVYENGGMVAAVCHGVSGLLNVQLSDKTWLVAGRQITGFSNMEEKLVRLDEEVPFLLEDALRQKNALYSKGFIPFLPYIEVDERLVTGQNPLSARKVGKKVMEEMYEK
- a CDS encoding NAD-dependent succinate-semialdehyde dehydrogenase gives rise to the protein MAKIVKTINPYTLEPVEEYAEETPQQIDTKVEQASDALVHWAEVSFAERGQYFKNLANYLRAHQDKLATLITTEMGKVRVEAVAEVEKCAAQCAYYADEAEGLLQPDLIPTDAQKSLVVYEPVGIVLAIMPWNFPFWQVFRYSVPALMAGNVTLLKHAPNVFGCALAIEKAYRAAGFPEGIFQTILTDTDAVERLLADDRVGMVTLTGSERAGSAVASLAGKNIKKSILELGGSDALIVLADADLDKAAAAAVQSRMANAGQVCLAAKRFLVEKSVKEAFTQKVKKLIEELKQGDPMNPESKLGPLARPDLADNLEKQLKEALAEGATLLVGGQREACNFQPTLLDHVSPDSVVFREETFGPLAIITEVADENEAIRLANQSRYGLSASIWTQDSAKAERLSRKLAVGSVFINAVPRSDSRLPIGGVKKSGYGRELAEAGIKDFCVTKTVYIGQNEVATRAAGE
- a CDS encoding DUF1573 domain-containing protein, with translation MKKSLIFASVLWLAAAAYLVAGSMAAAFNWTETTHNFGKIKQGKPVVAEFAFTNKGQAPLVITNARGSCGCTGVEFPKSAILPGKEGKIKATFNAAAVGTFSKTVTVESNAEGGLTTLAITGEVVAEKAAR